In Aedes albopictus strain Foshan chromosome 3, AalbF5, whole genome shotgun sequence, the following are encoded in one genomic region:
- the LOC134290336 gene encoding uncharacterized protein LOC134290336, with the protein MPNPSCEFPEVSTLRSGGQPDDHAVVRSANRRPVYTLHAVFLRIEIVQGILTALVRFFVPRQTIRSMADERRKQILASRRTTLLASLGRAEQFMAQYQEERDKLEVELRLENLDVIWQGLEDVQAELEEMEEGNEGMVRNLSYRSNFEPLLFKIKAFLRSKLPAPINVNGNLPPPTTTGAPSTLKGLKLPTISLPEFSGDYKDWLAFHDTFLALIHTNTDVADIQKFHYLRAAIKGEAAQLIESIGISAANYPLAWDALVSRYANEYLLRKRHLQALLDCPKMKRESASALHAIVDDFERHVKILGQLGEPVDNWSTMLEHILCTRLHDDTLKAWEDYASTLNAVTYKHLVEFLHRRMRVLESISVNQHHQSTTPQPQSSFPRKPFPIKVSSHAAVEGSSMKCYACDQRHPLIKCYKFEKFPIAEKMSLLNSKRLCLNCFRNDHLARNCASKYSCKVCQKRHHSLIHAAYSESSNRPNVEPSSSGASKSSVQTNVATSGPAELLSASTLSKPEESVCSIPMQGCGRNVFMLTVVLKVVDCYGQEHLARALLDCASQPNIISENMAQILRLQRSKVNVLIHGVGEKPQHARNAVRTQIRSRKEDFALDVDFLVLKSVIPKLPAQDVPIADWNLPQDLFYADPNFNLSSGIDMIIGNEHFFSCFKSAARIHLSDSLPLLVDSAFGWIVSGAVNTPKNRQEASACSITTMSLVSLEESLERFWEIEELPTRSAYSMDEKKCEDLYASTVSRNPEGRYIVRLPRKQNFDELIGESRATALRRFELLERRLDRDSQLKEEYHKFMREYLELGHMRLVSDEEVEGSNQCFLPHHPVLKEANTTTKVRVVFDASPKTSSGHSLNEALLVGPVVQDDIHAICLRFRTFPVAVVSDVAKMYRQVLHHPDDTPFQQILFRFHDADPVQTYRLLTVTYGMAPSSFLATRTLVQLADDEGDAYPLGGPAVKKGFYVDDFIGGAQSIPEAIQLRTELGELMAKGGFCLRKWTSNKLEVLQGLEPDQIGTQSAIQFGKDETIKALGICWEPEADIFRVETALRPSHGPITKRTILSGISQLFDPLGIVSPVVIRAKMLMQLLWVQPCGWDDAVSESIADKWNSYAKQLPKLSDFHVPRYALLPNATIQLHTFSDASEAAYGACTYARSVDSQGNVAVHLLASKSRVAPLKRISLPRLELCAADLATKLHTKISEALQIDISASYFWSDSTVTLQWIRAPPNNWKTFVANRVSAIQSATHGAHWNHVAGKQNPADHVSRGMEIDEFIQCEEWKHGPKWLSLPEKQWPCEQVPEYPDDGKERRKVVVAVTRSEALVNPYFASFSSHSAMVRITAYCLRFVRYCREKRRTLPSCDPLPNNALSQEELAASQSILIKLTQADGFKEELKHLRSGNAVSKKSPICRLSPILDPEGIIRVGGRLNLLEQPYITKHPVLLPNPHPYTRLLAKQYHLKLIHGGGRLTLAAMREKFWPIRGRRLIQGVIHACFRCNRASPVPATQQLGQLPIHRIRPSRPFSITGVDFAGPVYLRAIHKRAQPTKAYICIFVCFSTKAVHIELVGDLSTPAFLAAFRRFVSRRGRPSDVYSDNGKNFEGAKNELEEIHRLLQENTDDIHTFCANESINWHLCPPKAPHFGGLWEAAVKVAKTHLYRQLGNSRLTFEEMTTLLTQIEAAMNSRPLVPLSEDPNDLACLTPAHFLIGSTMHAVPEPDLTKVSLSMLDRLQATQRAYQQFWHHWRSEYLQELQLCTKNNKPNDAFLPGRLVILVDEQQHPVKWPLARIVNIHPGNDQLTRVVTLKTSRGIIKRPITKICLLPSYNDDECVPGVSE; encoded by the exons ATGCCGAATCCTTCCTGTGAGTTTCCCGAAGTGTCGACCTTACGCTCTGGTGGACAGCCCGACGACCACGCCGTGGTCCGTAGTGCCAATCGACGGCCTGTTTATACGTTGCATGCTGTGTTCCTGCGGATTGAAATTGTACAAGGCATATTGACTGCCTTGGTCAG GTTCTTCGTCCCACGTCAAACCATCCGCAGCATGGCCGACGAACGCCGAAAGCAGATTTTGGCCTCCCGTCGCACTACCCTGCTCGCCTCGCTAGGACGTGCTGAGCAGTTTATGGCGCAGTACCAGGAGGAACGGGACAAGCTCGAGGTCGAATTGCGGTTGGAGAATTTGGACGTGATTTGGCAGGGGTTGGAGGACGTGCAGGCCGAGTTAGAGGAAATGGAGGAAGGTAACGAAGGCATGGTGAGGAATCTGTCCTATCGCTCTAACTTTGAACCGTTGCTCTTTAAAATAAAAGCTTTCCTACGCTCTAAACTTCCTGCTCCTATTAATGTGAACGGAAATCTTCCTCCACCCACTACCACCGGGGCTCCTTCCACTCTAAAGGGTCTGAAACTGCCTACTATCTCGTTGCCTGAATTCTCGGGGGACTACAAAGACTGGCTAGCCTTTCACGACACGTTTCTGGCACTAATACACACAAACACGGATGTGGCGGACATCCAAAAATTCCATTATCTAAGGGCTGCTATCAAAGGTGAAGCAGCTCAACTAATTGAGTCAATTGGGATTAGCGCGGCAAATTATCCATTGGCTTGGGACGCTCTCGTCAGCCGTTACGCAAATGAGTACCTCCTACGAAAACGCCACCTCCAAGCACTGTTGGACTGTCCGAAGATGAAGAGAGAGTCTGCATCCGCCTTGCATGCCATAGTTGATGACTTCGAGCGGCATGTGAAAATATTAGGTCAGCTGGGCGAACCTGTGGATAACTGGAGTACCATGCTAGAGCACATCCTTTGTACGCGATTGCATGATGATACCCTGAAGGCCTGGGAGGATTATGCGTCCACTCTGAATGCTGTTACGTACAAACACCTCGTTGAATTCCTCCATCGTCGTATGCGAGTCCTCGAATCGATCTCGGTTAATCAGCACCATCAGTCCACCACTCCACAACCACAATCTTCGTTTCCCAGAAAGCCATTTCCGATCAAGGTTTCTTCCCACGCAGCCGTTGAAGGTTCGTCGATGAAATGCTACGCCTGTGATCAACGCCATCCTCTGATAAAGTGCTACAAGTTCGAGAAGTTTCCGATTGCCGAAAAGATGAGTCTCCTCAATTCCAAACGACTTTGTCTCAACTGCTTCCGCAACGACCATCTCGCTCGGAATTGTGCCTCTAAGTACAGTTGCAAGGTTTGTCAAAAGCGTCACCACTCCCTGATCCACGCTGCCTACTCTGAGAGTTCCAATCGTCCCAATGTTGAACCATCGTCGTCAGGTGCTTCCAAGTCTTCCGTGCAAACCAACGTAGCCACTTCGGGTCCAGCCGAACTGCTGTCAGCGTCCACGTTGTCCAAGCCAGAAGAGAGCGTTTGCAGTATTCCAATGCAAGGTTGTGGTAGAAACGTCTTCATGTTGACAGTGGTTCTCAAGGTCGTCGACTGCTATGGTCAAGAGCATTTGGCACGTGCTCTATTGGATTGTGCATCCCAGCCGAACATAATCTCCGAGAACATGGCGCAGATCCTACGATTGCAACGCAGCAAAGTGAACGTTTTGATTCATGGAGTTGGAGAAAAGCCTCAGCACGCTCGCAATGCTGTCCGAACGCAGATTCGCTCACGAAAGGAAGATTTCGCTCTCGACGTTGATTTCCTGGTCCTTAAAAGCGTCATCCCTAAACTTCCTGCCCAAGACGTGCCCATCGCAGATTGGAACCTGCCCCAAGACTTGTTCTATGCTGATCCAAACTTCAACCTGAGCTCCGGTATTGACATGATCATCGGGAATGAACACTTCTTCTCATGCTTCAAGTCTGCTGCCAGAATTCATTTGTCCGATTCCCTACCACTGCTGGTAGACAGCGCCTTCGGTTGGATAGTATCTGGTGCCGTCAATACCCCCAAGAACCGCCAAGAAGCATCCGCTTGCTCCATCACCACCATGTCCTTGGTATCGCTCGAAGAAAGTTTGGAACGTTTCTGGGAGATAGAGGAACTTCCGACCAGATCTGCTTATTCGATGGACGAGAAGAAATGCGAAGACCTCTATGCGTCAACAGTCAGTCGGAACCCTGAAGGACGATACATAGTACGACTACCACGGAAACAAAATTTTGATGAGCTTATTGGAGAATCGAGAGCTACAGCACTGCGTCGTTTCGAGCTCCTCGAGCGCCGACTGGACCGAGATTCCCAGTTGAAAGAGGAGTACCATAAGTTCATGCGAGAGTATTTGGAGTTAGGCCATATGCGATTGGTGTCCGACGAGGAGGTTGAAGGATCAAACCAATGTTTCCTTCCGCATCACCCAGTGCTAAAGGAGGCCAACACGACAACAAAGGTCCGCGTCGTCTTTGATGCCTCCCCCAAGACGTCCTCCGGTCACTCGCTGAACGAAGCATTACTCGTAGGGCCGGTAGTGCAGGACGATATTCACGCCATTTGCCTTCGCTTCCGAACCTTCCCAGTAGCCGTGGTGAGTGATGTAGCGAAAATGTACCGCCAAGTTTTGCACCATCCAGACGACACACCGTTCCAACAAATCCTGTTTCGCTTCCATGATGCTGACCCAGTCCAAACCTACCGCCTTCTGACTGTAACGTACGGCATGGCACCCTCTTCCTTCCTAGCAACGCGTACATTAGTTCAACTGGCCGACGATGAAGGAGATGCGTACCCTCTGGGAGGACCAGCAGTCAAAAAAGGATTTTATGTTGACGACTTTATTGGTGGTGCACAGTCGATTCCTGAAGCCATCCAGCTGAGGACTGAATTGGGAGAACTGATGGCGAAGGGCGGATTCTGTCTGAGGAAGTGGACCTCCAACAAGCTTGAAGTTCTACAAGGACTGGAGCCTGACCAAATCGGGACTCAATCCGCAATACAATTCGGCAAGGATGAAACCATCAAGGCTTTGGGGATTTGTTGGGAACCCGAGGCAGACATCTTCCGAGTTGAAACCGCATTACGACCTAGCCATGGACCGATCACGAAGAGAACCATTCTGTCCGGCATATCCCAGCTGTTCGATCCCCTGGGTATAGTATCACCCGTTGTCATCCGTGCAAAAATGTTGATGCAGCTCCTATGGGTGCAACCTTGTGGCTGGGACGACGCCGTTTCGGAATCGATTGCCGACAAATGGAACAGCTACGCCAAGCAATTACCGAAGCTCTCTGATTTCCACGTACCACGCTACGCTCTCCTCCCGAACGCTACAATCCAGCTCCACACCTTCTCTGATGCGTCTGAAGCAGCCTACGGCGCATGCACGTACGCCCGATCCGTTGATTCCCAGGGCAACGTAGCCGTCCACCTACTAGCGTCAAAATCACGTGTCGCCCCACTGAAGCGTATTAGCCTTCCGCGGCTCGAACTATGTGCCGCCGACCTTGCAACGAAACTGCATACGAAAATCAGCGAGGCACTCCAGATCGACATTTCCGCTTCCTATTTTTGGAGTGACTCCACCGTTACGCTCCAATGGATTCGCGCTCCTCCCAACAATTGGAAAACGTTTGTGGCCAACCGCGTTTCCGCCATCCAATCAGCTACCCACGGAGCACATTGGAACCATGTAGCTGGAAAGCAGAACCCCGCCGACCACGTATCTCGAGGTATGGAAATCGACGAGTTCATCCAATGCGAAGAATGGAAACATGGACCAAAATGGCTTTCGCTACCAGAAAAGCAATGGCCATGTGAGCAAGTGCCAGAATACCCAGATGATGGAAAGGAACGTAGAAAGGTCGTCGTGGCAGTAACCAGAAGCGAAGCACTCGTCAACCCATACTTCGCCTCATTCTCCTCGCATTCCGCAATGGTCCGCATTACCGCATACTGCCTACGATTTGTCCGCTACTGTCGTGAAAAACGCCGTACACTTCCCTCCTGTGATCCGCTTCCCAACAACGCACTTTCGCAAGAGGAACTCGCCGCTAGTCAGTCGATACTCATCAAGTTGACCCAGGCCGACGGTTTCAAAGAGGAGTTGAAGCACCTACGCAGTGGCAATGCAGTTTCAAAAAAGTCGCCGATCTGCCGTCTAAGCCCCATACTAGACCCTGAAGGCATAATTAGAGTGGGAGGGAGATTAAATTTGTTAGAGCAACCCTACATTACCAAGCACCCTGTCCTCCTACCAAATCCTCACCCCTACACACGCCTTCTCGCCAAGCAATACCATCTTAAACTAATCCATGGTGGCGGCCGCCTCACACTAGCCGCTATGCGCGAAAAATTCTGGCCTATTCGAGGACGAAGGCTAATCCAGGGCGTAATACATGCCTGCTTCCGCTGCAACCGAGCGAGTCCCGTTCCAGCAACACAGCAGCTGGGCCAGCTTCCAATCCACCGCATTCGACCGAGCCGTCCGTTCAGCATCACCGGCGTCGACTTCGCTGGACCTGTTTATCTTCGGGCAATCCACAAAAGAGCACAACCAACGAAGGCCTACATCTGCATCTTTGTGTGCTTCAGCACGAAGGCTGTCCACATCGAACTGGTTGGGGACCTATCGACACCCGCGTTCCTGGCAGCGTTCCGGAGATTCGTGTCCCGCAGAGGTCGACCATCCGATGTCTATTCCGACAACGGGAAAAATTTTGAAGGCGCAAAAAATGAGCTGGAGGAAATCCATCGTCTGCTGCAGGAAAACACCGACGACATCCACACCTTTTGCGCCAACGAATCCATCAATTGGCACCTGTGTCCACCAAAGGCGCCTCACTTCGGTGGATTATGGGAGGCAGCCGTTAAGGTTGCCAAAACACATCTGTATCGCCAGCTGGGGAACTCTCGCCTGACCTTCGAGGAGATGACGACGCTGCTGACCCAAATCGAAGCAGCAATGAACAGCCGACCACTGGTGCCCCTTTCTGAGGATCCGAACGACCTGGCGTGTCTAACTCCTGCACACTTTCTAATTGGATCAACGATGCACGCAGTTCCCGAGCCGGATCTCACGAAAGTTTCCCTCAGCATGCTCGACCGTCTCCAAGCGACACAACGAGCATATCAACAGTTTTGGCACCATTGGCGAAGCGAATATTTGCAAGAGCTGCAACTATGCACCAAAAACAACAAGCCGAACGACGCTTTTCTTCCCGGCCGACTCGTAATCCTCGTCGATGAACAGCAGCATCCGGTGAAGTGGCCACTTGCTCGAATCGTCAATATTCATCCCGGCAACGATCAGCTTACGCGGGTGGTGACCTTGAAAACTTCCCGTGGTATCATCAAGCGGCCGATCACAAAAATTTGTCTGCTTCCTTCCTACAACGATGACGAATGCGTTCCTGGAGTCAGCGAATGA